A segment of the bacterium genome:
ATTTCAGGCTATATTACCCCCTTTCCCGGGGGAGAAGGGATAACCATTATCCCGGCCGAAAAGGATTTCGGCCAGGTAGCCCCTCTGGATACCTTAAGCGCTCAGTTTAAGATCAAAAACAATGGCTCCTCAACCATAAGCTTATCCAATAGTGTGACTACTTTACCCGGGGCAGAGGTTCAGTTCTCTTCTCGGGATATTGAGCCGGATCAGACCGCTACCGCTACCTTAAGCCTGAAGACCACTTCTGAATTAGGGAAGAGGGAAGGCTTCATTTATCTGGAAGTGGCCATACCCGTCAGTATGGAAGTAGCAGATACTGCGGCGATAAGTACGGATACGAAATAAAAATCTCAAGTAACTATTCAGCCACGGATTAACACCGATTAGCACGGATAAAATAATTGTAACCGTTCATCACATGATGCTCGATGCTCGAGCATCGAAAAAAAAACAGATTGGAGATAAGTTAATATGCCTAATGCCCTTTTAGTTTATCCGGAATTTCCCCCCTCCTATTGGGGGTACAATTTCGCCTTGGATTTTGTGGGGAAAAAATCGTCCATGCCACCGCTCGGTTTGTTGACGGTGGCCGGGATGTTCCCCCAAGAATATCAACTCAAACTGGTGGATATGAATGTCACCCCTTTGAGTGATGCAGACCTGGCTTGGGCGGATTTCGTTTTTACCTCTACCATGATTGTCCAAAAGAATTCACTACAAGAGGTTATTAGCCGGTGTAATAGGGCTGGTGTGCCTATTATCGCCGGCGGGCCTCATCCCACCTCATTTTACGAAGAGATTGAAGGCGTGGATCACTTTGTCTTAAACGAGGTTGAAGATATTTTCGCTGAATTTTTACAAGACCTGAAAAACGGCGCAGCTAAACATGTCTATCGCTCCTCGAAGAGGCCGGATATTACCAGGACTCCCTTGCCGCGATATGATCTCATCGATGTCCGTAATTACGGATCTATGGCCCTTCAATTTTCTCGGGGCTGTCCTTTCAATTGTGAATTTTGTGACATCACCAAGCTGCTTGGCCGAATCCCTCGCACCAAAACAAATGGACAGGTTTTAGCTGAGTTTAATGTCCTTTATGAGGCGGGTTGGCGGGGGCCGCTGTTTTTGGTTGACGATAACTTTATCGGAAATAAAAAAAAGGCCATGCAGTTATTACCTGAAGTCGCCAGGTGGCAGAAAGAGAGGAATTATCCTTTTTATCTTTACACCGAAGCAAGTGTGAACCTTGCTGAGATGGAACCATTAATGGATGCCATGGTCGAAGCGGGTTTTAACATGGCCTTCCTGGGGATAGAAACACCAAACCCGGAGGCTTTGTTAAAAACGAACAAAAGCCAGAACACGAAAAAGGGAGCAGACAACTATCTCCTTAATGCGGTTCGGAAGATTCAAAAGAAAGGGCTGGAAGTATGTGCCGGCTTTATTTTAGGGCTGGATGGCGATCGGGAAGATGTTTTTGATGCCCAGATCCAATTTATCCAGGAAGCCGGCATCCCCTTGGCCATGGTCGGCCTCTTAACCGCCTTGAAGGGGACAGATCTATATGACCGCCTCCAAAGGGAAGGTCGAATGCTGGAAGAATCTACCGGCAATAACGTCAGTATAGACTTGAACTTTAAGCCGGAGATGGATCGACAAACCCTTATTGAGGGATATAAGCGGGTTCTTTCGACACTCTACGATCCAGGCCTGAAAAACTATTTTGAGCGTTGCCTGGTATTTCTAAAGCACCTAAAACCAATAGAGAATAATGTAAGAGGTGTGGGCAAAACTGAGCTAATGGCTTTAGCCAGGTCAATTAAACGACAGCTTTTTTCCAGACAAGGCCCGGCTTACTTGCGATTTTTAGCGAAGATTATTAAAGACCATCCCAGGGTTTTCCCAGAGGCAGTTCGTCTGGCTATCATGGGCTATCATTTCGAAAAGGTCACCAGCCAACAGATCGCCGTGGATAATTTCAAGCAGTATTTAGAGATCGAATTTAACGCCTTCAAGGAAAAGGTATCTATTTTCGCCAAGGCGCAAAGCAGCCGCATGGCGGAAATTGCTGCTTGTGCTCAGGAACTCTTTGCTCGTGTCCACACGCAATATGAGCATATCCACAAGGATTTCAGATATAGTGTGCAAGACGCTCTCGATATTTTTCAGGAATCCGTAAGATCTTATCTCGATCAACTTATTGGTCCGATCCCAATCGAAATCAAGAGCTTTAGTTAGCCGGTTATCTGAATCATTGAGGCATCTTCTCCATATTTCGGCGAAAGTCAGTGATCGGTAATCGGTAACCACTGATTACTGGTTACTCCTTACCGATAACCGATCACCTGGTTACCCCGATTTATTGAGAGGAGACTTATTGAGGTTATCTTTTTTAGTAAGCGTTCAGCTACTAAGGCACAAACTCGATGCTCGATGCTCGATTCTGGATACTTGATCCTTTACCAGCATCGAGGATCGAGCATCGAGGATCCAGCATCGAGCATCGAGCATCATGTGCTGAACGGTTACATCTTTTTTAGTAAGCGTTCAGCCACTAAGGCACAAACTCGATGCTCGATGCTCGATTTTGGATACTTGATCCTTTACCAGCATCGAGGATCGAGCATCGAGCATCCAGCATCATGTGATGAACGGTTACATCTTTTTTATTAGAAGGAGGAGGAAAATGGCAAAACCTCTGTTCGTTCTTCTGACATTGGGTGTGGTGGTCGCTTTATTTCTAAGCGGTTGTTCGGACAAGACGGATCCGCCAACGGCCCCCCCTGTAACAATCAAGGCAGCCTTTATCTACGTGGGGCCTGCGAGCGACCTCGGATGGACCTACGCCCACGACCAGGGCCGGCTCTCTCTGGAGGAGTTAGGAGTAGAGACGGCTTACCGCGAGCTGGTGGCCGAGGGTCCTGAGGCCACACAGGTCATCCGTGACTACGCGGCGGAAGGCTACGACATTATTTTCGCTACCAGCTTCGGCTATATGGACTCGGTCATTGAGGTAGCGGCTGAGTACCCTGATATTACTTTTGAGCATTGCACCGGTTATAAAACGGCCAATAATGTGGGCGCCTACGACGGCCGGGGCTATCAGGGCTGGTATCTGGCCGGTATTGTGGCCGGCAGTATGACCGAGAACAATATCCTGGGCTATATTGCCCCCTATCCTATTCCGGAGGTCGTCCGTAACATGAACGCCTTTACCCTGGGGGTGCAGTCGGTGAATTCCAATATTGAGGTCCATCCGGTGTGGATCTTTACCTGGGTAGATCCTGCCAAGGAGCGCCAGGCAGCCCAGGATCTGCTCGACCTGGGGGTTGACGTCATCGCCCGCGAGAGCGACTCTACCGAACCGGACAAAGTGGCCCAGGAGAATGGCATTTATGTGGTCGGCTATAACGCCTATGTGCCTGATGCGGCTCCCGACGCCCTGCTGACCGCGCCTATCTGGAATTGGGGTATCTTCTACCAGAAGGTCGTTGAGGACGTGAAGAACGGTACCTGGAATAATACGCCGGTGTGGTGGGGGCTGAAGGAGGGCCTCCTGAAGATGGCCCCCATCGCTGATTTCGTGCCCAAAGGCGTTAAGAGATTGGTCGAGAAGAAGAAGCAGGACATCATCAGCGGCAAGTTCGACGTATTTGTGGGACCAATTAACGACAACACCGGCGCAGAGCGGGTGGCTGCCGGTGTGACTATGACCGACGAGGAGAAGCTGTCCTTCGATTGGCTGGTGGAGGGCGTGGTGGGGGAGATCCCCGCCGACTAAGAGTTCCAAGAAGCCGCCGATTAGATCATAAGAGAAAAAATTCGACCATATCCAATAACTTTAAGGGGGGTAAAAAATGTCTACTTTTTCCAAAAGGAATTTAATAAGCCTTCTTCTGGTGCTCCTGATCTCTCTGGCTCAATTCGCCTTAGCCCAGGATGTTATCCTCTGGCAGTATGGAGGCCAGGGACCGGGGTATGGTCCTAATCAGCTTACTTACCCCCATTCTTCCACTCTTCTTCAAAATGGAAATATACTCATTGGAGAAACCTGGAATAACAGGGCCATTGAAGTCAAGGTCTCTGATTATCCAAATTTTACGGCAAACAGTCTGGTCTGGGATTATCCTGGTATAGGGTATGTCTATGATACGGAAGAACTTTCCAATGGTAATATCTTGATTACCAGTCATACTGACGAGGTCGGTATTGGTCTTGGCTTTGCTTATGGTTATTATGTGGTCGAGGTGACCCATGATGCGGCCAGGAGTGTTGTCTGGCAGTATGGAACCCCTGGTGTTTCGGGAGGTGGTGCCAATCAGCTTTATAGACCAACTGACGCCGATAAGCTGCCTAATGGGAATTATCTGATTACCGACGCCGGAAGTGGTCACCGGGTGATAGAAGTAGATCAAAGCCGAAATATCGTCTGGGAATATGATCAACTGGTCATGCCAGTCGATGCTGACTATTTGTCCGACCGGGGTAGTTACCTTATTACTGAGCGGGGGGTAATAGGCTCTCTGGATGAAAATGACCGGATCATTGAGGTGAGAAAAACAGATAAGGCTATTGTCAGAGAATGGAAGATCGTAGGCGGAGTCCGCTTATGGGACCCGATGGATGCCGACATCCTGGACAATGGTCATATGATGATTTGTGACCGGAATAATAACCGCGTGGTGGAGATAAATCCGGATAATCCCGCCGTGATCCTGTGGGAATATCCCACACCGCTTTTTAACCCTTACGGAGCAGAACGTCTGAAAAATGGCTATACCCTTGTGACTGATGCCAATAATCACCGGGTGCTTATGATTGGTCCTCAGCCCTGGAAAGAGGTGGATAAATCCGAAGCCTTATCCAGGGAAGTCCTTACTTATACCATTAGCTATCAAAATACTGGAACAACCGATGCCCACGATGTTACTATTGAGGATGAAATCCCGGAGAAAACCG
Coding sequences within it:
- a CDS encoding BMP family ABC transporter substrate-binding protein — its product is MAKPLFVLLTLGVVVALFLSGCSDKTDPPTAPPVTIKAAFIYVGPASDLGWTYAHDQGRLSLEELGVETAYRELVAEGPEATQVIRDYAAEGYDIIFATSFGYMDSVIEVAAEYPDITFEHCTGYKTANNVGAYDGRGYQGWYLAGIVAGSMTENNILGYIAPYPIPEVVRNMNAFTLGVQSVNSNIEVHPVWIFTWVDPAKERQAAQDLLDLGVDVIARESDSTEPDKVAQENGIYVVGYNAYVPDAAPDALLTAPIWNWGIFYQKVVEDVKNGTWNNTPVWWGLKEGLLKMAPIADFVPKGVKRLVEKKKQDIISGKFDVFVGPINDNTGAERVAAGVTMTDEEKLSFDWLVEGVVGEIPAD
- a CDS encoding B12-binding domain-containing radical SAM protein gives rise to the protein MPNALLVYPEFPPSYWGYNFALDFVGKKSSMPPLGLLTVAGMFPQEYQLKLVDMNVTPLSDADLAWADFVFTSTMIVQKNSLQEVISRCNRAGVPIIAGGPHPTSFYEEIEGVDHFVLNEVEDIFAEFLQDLKNGAAKHVYRSSKRPDITRTPLPRYDLIDVRNYGSMALQFSRGCPFNCEFCDITKLLGRIPRTKTNGQVLAEFNVLYEAGWRGPLFLVDDNFIGNKKKAMQLLPEVARWQKERNYPFYLYTEASVNLAEMEPLMDAMVEAGFNMAFLGIETPNPEALLKTNKSQNTKKGADNYLLNAVRKIQKKGLEVCAGFILGLDGDREDVFDAQIQFIQEAGIPLAMVGLLTALKGTDLYDRLQREGRMLEESTGNNVSIDLNFKPEMDRQTLIEGYKRVLSTLYDPGLKNYFERCLVFLKHLKPIENNVRGVGKTELMALARSIKRQLFSRQGPAYLRFLAKIIKDHPRVFPEAVRLAIMGYHFEKVTSQQIAVDNFKQYLEIEFNAFKEKVSIFAKAQSSRMAEIAACAQELFARVHTQYEHIHKDFRYSVQDALDIFQESVRSYLDQLIGPIPIEIKSFS